A stretch of DNA from Paenibacillus sp. FSL W8-0186:
CGGATTCTGCTGAACCAAGTCGTCAAGAACGCCTCGGCCAACATGAATCACGTGAAAGACGAGCTGCTGAATTATAATGATCAAGTCGTCAATACGATGCTGCAAATCAGCAGCAGCAGCGAGTTTAGGAACTATATTACGAAGCCGGCCAATACGCCGCAGGAGCAAATCAATCTGGTGATGTCCCTGGGCAAATATATCGATTTGTACAAGGATTATTTAAGCCCGGAGAAATCGCATATTATCGTGTCGGCGCTGCCAGGGCTAGGCGGCCGCCACTACTCGAGCAACGCTCTGAAGTGGGACAAAATCCCCCAGGATATCGTCTCGACCTATATGACCGAGGACAGCAAAATCCCTAACCGTATCCGCTACAACAGCAGCCCGGATTTATTCGTAGAGACCGTGCCTTACGACAACTATATTTTTGCGACCAAGCCCCTTGTGCACAGCGGCACAGGCTGGATGTACGGGTATGCCGCCGTCGTGATGGACGAGCAGAACATTTATCGCAAATACAGCCCCTACATTTCCGAAGGCATCCATATTTCTCTGATCTCCTCGGATGGCACGATACTGTCCAGCAGCCGGAAGGATTCGATCAGCAAAAAAAACACGACCCTGCTGTCTTTGGCCGGCCAGGTGTCCGAGCAAGGAGGCGTATGGTCGGATTCGGAAGACAAGCAGACCTATATTTCCTATTATCTGCCGGAATTCAATGCCTATTTGCTTGAAGAGATCGATCAGTTAGCGGCCTTCGCACCCTTATACCGCATTTCCACCGAGATCCTCACGGTCATCAGCGTTGTACTGCTTGTCACCATGCCGTTCGTCTACTCCTTAAGCCGGCGGATTACCCGCCCCCTCAGCCAGCTCGTGAAGACGATGCAGACGAGTAAAGGGGATAATCTGAAATTTCATCCCCTGAAGGAAGGCGACAGCTACGAGACGAATGTGTTGACCAAAGCGTACAATCGGATGATCCGCGAAATCGATCAATATACGGATAAGCTGGTGTACGAGCAGCAGGAGCGCAGAAAGGCCGACCTCAATGCGCTGCAGATGCAAATTAACCCGCATTTTCTTTACAACACGCTTAGCTCGATCAAATATTTAGCAAAAATGCATCGTACGGACGAGGTGGACCAAACGATCGACAGTCTGATCTCCATGCTGCAGAGCACCTTGGGTTCAACCGAGGATATGGTTACGGTAGAAACAGAAATCGAGACGCTAAAGCACTATGTATTCATTAACCGGATCAGATACGGCGAGCAGATCGGGGTTCATTACGAGATTGCGGAGGACTGCTCTCAACTGCTCGTTCCGAAGCTGATCATTCAACCCTTTGTGGAGAACGCGTTCTTCCATGCCTTTCCCGGAACCGCGAGCGGAAATATTCACATATTTATCCGCAGGCTGGAGGAGAGGCTCATGATCGAGATTATGGATGACGGGGTCGGCATGTCCTCAACGGTGGAGCAGATCAATGAGAAGAAAAAACACCACTTGTCCGGGATCGGGGTCAACAATGTACA
This window harbors:
- a CDS encoding histidine kinase — its product is MLRKNSIFIKILVLMLSGILVISLLLTLASSTISERILLNQVVKNASANMNHVKDELLNYNDQVVNTMLQISSSSEFRNYITKPANTPQEQINLVMSLGKYIDLYKDYLSPEKSHIIVSALPGLGGRHYSSNALKWDKIPQDIVSTYMTEDSKIPNRIRYNSSPDLFVETVPYDNYIFATKPLVHSGTGWMYGYAAVVMDEQNIYRKYSPYISEGIHISLISSDGTILSSSRKDSISKKNTTLLSLAGQVSEQGGVWSDSEDKQTYISYYLPEFNAYLLEEIDQLAAFAPLYRISTEILTVISVVLLVTMPFVYSLSRRITRPLSQLVKTMQTSKGDNLKFHPLKEGDSYETNVLTKAYNRMIREIDQYTDKLVYEQQERRKADLNALQMQINPHFLYNTLSSIKYLAKMHRTDEVDQTIDSLISMLQSTLGSTEDMVTVETEIETLKHYVFINRIRYGEQIGVHYEIAEDCSQLLVPKLIIQPFVENAFFHAFPGTASGNIHIFIRRLEERLMIEIMDDGVGMSSTVEQINEKKKHHLSGIGVNNVHARIQLLFGADYGVQIESEAGYGTAIKITLPVTQSVEQMNN